A single Zootoca vivipara chromosome 1, rZooViv1.1, whole genome shotgun sequence DNA region contains:
- the KLHL28 gene encoding kelch-like protein 28 has translation MDQSSPTYMIANLTPLHSEQLLQGLNLLRQHHELCDIILRVGDVKIHAHKVVLASISPYFKAMFGGNLSEKENSEVEFQCIAEAALQAIVEYAYTGTVFISQDTVESLLPAANLLQIKLVLKECCTFLESQLDPGNCIGISRFAEMYGCHDLYLAANKYICQNFEDVCQTEEFFELTHSELDEIVSNDCLNVATEEMVFYALESWIKYDVQERQQYLAQLLHCVRLPLLSVKFLTRLYEANHLIRDDHTCKHLLNEALKYHFMPEHRLSYQTVLTTRPRCSPKVICAVGGKAGLFACLESVEMYFPQNDSWIGLAPLSVPRYEFGICVLDQKIYVIGGIATHMCQGINYRKHESSVECWDPDTNTWTSLESMNESRSTLGVAVLSREIYALGGYDGQSYLQSVEKYIPKVKEWQPVAPMSKTRSCFAAAILDGMIYAIGGYGPAHMNSVERYDPSKDSWEPVAPMADKRINFGVGVMLGFIFVVGGHNGVSHLSSIERYDPHQNQWTVCQPMKEPRTGVGAAVIDTYLYVVGGHSGSSYLNTVQKYDPISDSWLDTAGMMYCRCNFGLTAL, from the exons ATGGACCAGTCGTCCCCAACCTACATGATTGCCAACTTGACCCCTTTGCACTCGGAACAACTCCTGCAGGGCTTGAACCTCCTCCGGCAGCACCATGAGCTGTGCGATATCATCCTTCGCGTTGGAGACGTCAAGATCCACGCCCACAAAGTGGTGCTCGCCAGCATCAGCCCGTACTTCAAAGCCATGTTTGGCGGCAACCTCTCAGAGAAAGAGAACTCTGAGGTGGAATTCCAGTGCATCGCCGAGGCTGCCCTGCAGGCCATAGTGGAATACGCCTACACAGGGACCGTCTTCATCTCTCAGGACACGGTGGAGTCCCTGCTGCCTGCTGCCAACCTCCTGCAGATCAAGCTGGTGCTGAAGGAATGCTGCACGTTCTTGGAAAGCCAGCTGGACCCTGGAAACTGCATTGGGATCTCCCGCTTTGCGGAGATGTACGGCTGCCACGACCTCTACTTGGCCGCCAACAAATACATTTGCCAGAACTTTGAAGATGTTTGCCAGACGGAAGAGTTTTTTGAACTGACTCATTCCGAGCTGGACGAAATAGTTTCCAATGACTGCCTGAATGTGGCCACCGAGGAGATGGTCTTCTACGCGCTGGAATCCTGGATCAAGTATGACGTGCAGGAACGTCAGCAGTACCTGGCCCAGCTCCTCCACTGCGTGCGGCTGCCTCTGCTGAGCGTTAAGTTCCTCACCAGGCTGTACGAAGCCAACCATCTCATTCGCGATGACCACACCTGCAAGCACCTGCTAAATGAAGCCCTGAAGTACCACTTCATGCCTGAGCACAGGCTGTCGTACCAGACGGTGCTCACCACACGCCCCCGCTGCTCTCCTAAAGTCATCTGCGCCGTGGGAGGGAAGGCTGGACTCTTTGCTTGCTTGGAGAG CGTTGAGATGTACTTCCCTCAGAACGACTCCTGGATAGGCCTGGCCCCTTTGAGCGTCCCTCGCTATGAGTTCGGAATCTGCGTCCTTGACCAGAAAATCTACGTCATAGGAGGGATCGCAACCCACATGTGCCAAGGAATCAACTATCGGAAGCACGAGAGCTCCGTGGAGTGCTGGGACCCCGACACAAACACCTGGACGTCCCTCGAGAGCATGAACGAGAGCCGCAGCACCCTGGGGGTGGCGGTTCTGTCACGAGAAATCTACGCCTTGGGGGGCTACGATGGGCAGTCCTACCTGCAGTCTGTGGAGAAGTACATTCCCAAGGTGAAGGAGTGGCAGCCTGTGGCGCCGATGAGCAAAACCAGGAGCTGCTTTGCCGCAGCCATTCTGGATGGAATGATCTACGCCATTGGAGGTTACGGCCCCGCTCATATGAACAG CGTGGAACGTTACGATCCCAGCAAGGACTCCTGGGAGCCAGTCGCTCCGATGGCGGACAAAAGAATAAACTTTGGCGTTGGGGTTATGCTGGGCTTTATTTTCGTGGTCGGAGGGCACAACGGTGTCTCCCACTTGTCCAGCATTGAGCGATACGACCCTCATCAAAACCAGTGGACTGTTTGCCAGCCGATGAAGGAACCCCGAACAG GAGTTGGCGCGGCTGTAATTGACACCTACCTTTATGTAGTTGGCGGACACTCAGGGTCGTCCTACCTGAACACTGTACAGAAATACGACCCCATATCGGATAGCTGGCTGGACACGGCTGGCATGATGTACTGCCGGTGCAATTTTGGCTTGACGGCGCTATGA